Proteins encoded within one genomic window of Oryza glaberrima chromosome 12, OglaRS2, whole genome shotgun sequence:
- the LOC127757510 gene encoding NAC domain-containing protein 83-like: MEEEKRLERIIKEIDSSPISPGGSGAALLAEDDDLVFPGFRFHPTDQELVGFYLTRKVEKKPFSIDIIKEIDIYKHDPWDLPKVSHGAVALQGSSSSSSSSSSSLSTAAAAEKECGYFFCLRGRKYRNSIRPNRVTGSGFWKATGIDKPIYSSSLAAAAAGAGDCIGLKKSLVYYRGSAGKGTKTDWMMHEFRLPSSISDSDHLQDASVCQETWTICRIFKRSMTYTKGRAAAAASMNKRISHQLQHIHHHQQQFYYHEVVHDHGHHHRRHLQQYAGRASMAAAAANIVDVIDHSSDAETTTRSHSHSQSHLVADIRHRQSPFMLDFHAGTAVSSSSTAAAGWSEVMSFSRDGGSSSGSSWDELGRIMDISTNSANNNYYL, translated from the exons atggaggaggagaagaggttGGAAAGGATTATTAAGGAGATTGACAGTAGTCCAATTAGCCCAGGAGGATCAGGAGCAGCTTTATTAGCAGAAGATGATGATTTGGTGTTTCCAGGGTTTCGATTTCATCCGACGGATCAAGAGCTCGTGGGGTTTTATCTGACAAGGAAGGTGGAGAAGAAGCCTTTCAGTATTGACATCATCAAGGAGATCGATATCTACAAGCATGACCCCTGGGATCTTCCAA AGGTGAGCCATGGCGCGGTGGCGCTGCagggctcgtcgtcgtcgtcgtcgtcgtcgtcgtcgtcgttgtcgacggcggcggcggcggagaaggagtgCGGCTACTTCTTCTGCCTTCGAGGGAGGAAGTACAGGAACAGCATCCGCCCCAACCGCGTCACCGGCTCCGGCTTCTGGAAGGCCACCGGCATCGACAAGCCAATCTACTCTTCctcactcgccgccgccgccgccggtgccggcgacTGCATTGGCCTCAAGAAGTCTCTCGTCTACTACCGCGGCAGCGCCGGTAAAGGCACCAAGACAGATTGGATGATGCACGAGTTCCGACtcccctcctccatctccgACTCCGATCACCTCCAAGACGCATCAGTATGT CAGGAGACATGGACGATTTGCCGGATCTTCAAGAGGAGCATGACCTACACCAagggcagggcggcggcggcagcatccATGAACAAGCGAATTAGCCATCAGCTTCAGCacattcatcatcatcagcagcaatTCTATTACCACGAGGTAGTCCATGaccatggccaccaccatcGTCGCCACCTGCAGCAGTACGCCGGCAGAGCTtccatggcagcggcggcggccaacatCGTCGACGTCATCGATCACTCGTCGGACgccgagacgacgacgaggtctcactctcactctcagTCTCACCTCGTCGCTGACATTCGTCATCGTCAGTCGCCGTTCATGCTCGACTTCCATGCTGGGACggcggtgtcgtcgtcgtcgacggcggcggcggggtggagcgAGGTGATGAGCTTCAGTAGGGATGGcgggagcagcagcggcagTAGCTGGGACGAGCTGGGGAGGATCATGGATATCTCTACCAATTCTGCTAATAATAATTACTacttgtaa
- the LOC127757512 gene encoding CBBY-like protein — protein MAAARCLPLRASPPEVAKAFSSSIPASSSSSSSSTTTTAAASLPLRAAVPPSSGRRIPPLRCASSSQGSASPDIAVLLEVEGVLADVYRFGNRQAFNVAFQNLGLDCANWTEPIYADLVRKASGDEERMLLLFFNRIGWPTSLPTNEKESFMKSVLREKLKALEVFSASDSLPLRPGVEQFIDDALNEGVPVAILTTYGRNGEKTSRSIIEKLGQERTSKIHIVGKEEVERSLYGQLVLGKGVASSLDEQLVKEAQKAASAEKQRIAEEVASILKLSVDINAASKSSEKIIVTLRAGSEYVGRDVQNCVLVAGSQSGVLAAERIGMPCIVVRSSLTARAEFHSAKAVMDGFGGTDLTISKLLSKKWS, from the exons atggccgccgctcgctgcctccCGCTCcgggcctcgccgccggaggtcgccaaggccttctcctcctccatccccgcctcctcctcctcctcctcctcctccaccaccaccaccgcggccgcctctctccctctccgcgcTGCCGTTCCCCCGAGCTCCGGCCGCCGTATCCCGCCGCTCCggtgcgcctcctcctcgcAAGGCTCCGCGTCGCCGGATATCGCCGTGCTCCTCGAAGTGGAAGG AGTTCTTGCAGATGTGTATCGCTTCGGCAATCGCCAAGCTTTCAATGTAG CATTTCAAAATCTTGGGCTGGATTGTGCAAATTGGACAGAGCCAATATATGCTGATTTAGTGAG GAAAGCTAGTGGCGACGAGGAAAGGATGTTGTTATTATTCTTCAACAGA ATTGGGTGGCCTACTTCTTTGCCAACTAACGAGAAAGAATCATTTATGAAAAGTGTTCTTCGTGAAAAG CTGAAAGCTTTGGAAGTGTTCTCAGCTTCTGATAGCTTACCACTGCGGCCTGGAGTTGAACA GTTCATTGATGATGCGCTTAATGAGGGTGTGCCTGTCGCCATATTGACAACATACGGGAGAAATGGAGAGAAAACTTCAAG ATCTATCATTGAAAAATTAGGCCAAGAGAGAACATCAAAAATACATATTGTTGGGAAAGAAGAGGTTGAAAGAAGCTTATATGGACAACTTGTTCTTGGTAAAGGAGTAGCCTCCAGTTTGGATGAACAGCTAGTTAAGGAAGCACAAAAGGCTG CTTCTGCAGAAAAGCAGAGGATAGCAGAAGAGGTTGCGTCCATTCTGAAACTTAGTGTTGATATCAATGCAGCGTCTAAAAG CTCCGAGAAGATTATTGTTACTCTGCGCGCTGGATCCGAGTATGTTGGACGGGACGTGCAAAACTGTGTTCTTGTTGCAGGTAGCCAATCTGGCGTTCTTGCAGCTGAGCGCATTGGTATGCCATGCATAGTTGTTAGAAGCAG CCTAACCGCCAGAGCAGAGTTTCACTCTGCGAAGGCCGTCATGGATGGCTTTGGTGGTACTGACTTGACCATATCGAAACTATTGAGCAAGAAGTGGTCTTGA
- the LOC127757515 gene encoding uncharacterized protein LOC127757515, whose protein sequence is MASTRLVASAARRAAAACRAARAAVARHDAAAASRAARLAEAAACRAARLAAAAAAADVSDRLSIRYSSEPPDDGKCVTAEDVESDEAVWALYERFCKSYKLKRDHAEMARRFETFKSSANSVHTWSSYEHKDLDGLACAKERRDLGLSVERWFLLEELHPHDDARERIIF, encoded by the exons ATGGCGTCGACGAGGCTCGTGGCGTCGGCCGCACGTCGGGCGGCCGCCGCATGCCGAGCCGCCCGAGCCGCGGTGGCGCGCCATGACGCGGCGGCCGCATCTCGCGCCGCCCGCTTAGCCGAGGCGGCAGcatgccgcgccgcccgtttagctgcggcggcggcggcggctgacgtCTCCGACCGCCTCTCCATCCGCTACAGCAGCGAGCCCCCAG ATGATGGTAAGTGCGTGACTGCCGAGGACGTCGAGTCAGACGAAGCTGTATGGGCCTTGTACGAGCGCTTCTGCAAGTCGTACAAGTTGAAGCGTGACCACGCTGAGATGGCTCGCCGCTTCGAGACTTTCAAGTCCAGTGCGAATTCGGTGCACACTTGGAGCAGTTATGAACATAAAGACCTAGACGGATTAGCCTGTGCAAAAGAGCGAAGGGATTTAGGCCTATCTGTCGAACGCTGGTTCCTACTGGAAGAGTTGCACCCACACGACGATGCCCGTGAAAGGATTATTTTCTGA